A stretch of the bacterium genome encodes the following:
- the rplS gene encoding 50S ribosomal protein L19 — translation MNKMDLVSASQLKSDVTAFNPGDTVAVHVKVVEGDKERIQIFQGVVISRKGEGVNASFTVRKVSEGVGVERIFPLHSPSVSKIERIREGQVRRAKLYYLSSLKGKAARIDEKRSKAPVNTK, via the coding sequence ATGAACAAAATGGATCTGGTGTCCGCATCGCAACTGAAGAGCGATGTGACGGCTTTTAACCCCGGCGACACCGTTGCGGTGCACGTCAAGGTGGTCGAAGGCGATAAAGAACGCATTCAGATTTTTCAGGGCGTTGTCATCAGCCGTAAAGGAGAAGGGGTGAACGCTTCGTTTACGGTACGCAAGGTTTCGGAGGGCGTCGGCGTGGAGAGGATTTTTCCGTTGCATTCACCGAGCGTGAGCAAGATCGAACGTATTCGCGAAGGCCAGGTGCGCCGCGCCAAGTTGTATTATCTCAGCAGCCTTAAGGGCAAGGCCGCGCGCATCGACGAGAAACGCAGCAAAGCCCCGGTCAACACGAAATAG
- a CDS encoding long-chain fatty acid--CoA ligase — protein MDVPALAKQTIQNLYLHSVETFSDEVAFSYVDEGAYTFAEVDRQSTALARALRRLGLTKGERVALLSENGPAWSIVYLTVAGLGAVVVPILPDFHKSETHHIIRNAGCRILFISSRLAHKVSEIRSKEMDWVVAMDNQPLPLDQLNVVNMRDLMEGVFPQKKKEPSPLRFPVEEDDLAELLYTSGTTGHAKGVMLTHKNIVSNAISAVRMIGLTHEDRLVSILPQSHAYECTCGFLAPFMQGAKVYYIKGLPTAQTLLPAVQKVKPTHILSVPLIMEKIYKKKVLAEINSSSFSKMAYKITPKLVYKVAGKKLYQAFGGKLKIMIFGGAAMPQDVEDFLSEAGFPYITGYGLTEASPLLTVNPVGQVKKQSAGKVVPSVSLRIVDVDPETGIGEIQAKGPNIMNGYFKNEEATQKAITKDGWLITGDRGYMDEDGYLFIKGRSKNLIVGPSGENIYPEEIEFHLSQSPYVLESLVYEKEGRIVARVHLDYDALEQHYRISTLDGSQAVKTIEKLLEEIRAEVNAKMAAYSRIHKIIEQSEEFEKTPTKKIKRYLYTD, from the coding sequence ATGGATGTACCTGCATTGGCAAAACAGACGATTCAGAATCTTTATTTGCACAGCGTCGAAACCTTCAGCGATGAAGTGGCCTTCTCCTATGTCGATGAAGGCGCCTACACTTTTGCCGAGGTCGACCGGCAATCCACTGCCTTGGCCAGAGCGCTGCGCCGTCTGGGACTGACCAAGGGCGAGCGGGTCGCTCTGCTGTCAGAGAACGGACCGGCGTGGAGCATCGTGTATTTGACCGTCGCGGGATTGGGCGCTGTGGTGGTCCCCATTTTGCCGGATTTTCACAAGTCCGAAACTCATCACATCATTCGCAATGCGGGCTGCCGCATTCTTTTTATCTCCAGCCGGCTGGCGCACAAAGTGTCGGAAATACGTTCCAAGGAGATGGATTGGGTGGTGGCCATGGACAACCAACCGTTGCCGTTGGACCAGCTGAACGTGGTGAACATGCGGGATCTCATGGAAGGCGTTTTTCCGCAAAAGAAAAAAGAGCCCAGCCCTCTGCGCTTTCCTGTTGAAGAGGATGATCTGGCTGAGCTTCTCTATACCTCCGGCACCACCGGCCATGCCAAAGGGGTGATGTTGACCCATAAGAACATCGTCTCCAACGCCATTTCGGCCGTGCGAATGATCGGCCTGACGCATGAGGACCGCTTGGTCTCCATTCTCCCGCAATCGCACGCCTACGAGTGCACCTGCGGCTTCCTGGCGCCGTTCATGCAGGGCGCCAAAGTCTATTATATCAAGGGTCTGCCCACGGCTCAGACGCTGCTGCCGGCGGTGCAAAAAGTAAAGCCCACCCACATCCTCTCCGTCCCTCTGATCATGGAGAAAATTTACAAGAAAAAAGTGTTGGCCGAAATCAATTCCAGCTCTTTCTCCAAAATGGCCTACAAGATCACGCCCAAACTGGTCTACAAAGTCGCCGGCAAGAAATTGTATCAGGCCTTTGGCGGCAAATTAAAGATCATGATCTTCGGCGGTGCGGCCATGCCGCAGGATGTGGAGGATTTTTTAAGTGAAGCCGGTTTTCCCTATATCACCGGCTATGGGCTTACCGAGGCTTCTCCTTTGCTCACCGTGAATCCGGTGGGCCAAGTTAAAAAACAGTCCGCCGGCAAGGTGGTGCCGTCGGTGAGCTTGAGGATCGTGGATGTCGATCCTGAGACCGGCATCGGCGAGATTCAGGCCAAGGGCCCCAACATCATGAACGGCTATTTTAAGAATGAGGAGGCCACTCAAAAGGCGATTACCAAAGACGGTTGGCTGATCACCGGCGACCGCGGCTATATGGATGAAGACGGCTATCTGTTCATTAAAGGACGTTCCAAGAATCTGATTGTCGGCCCCTCCGGCGAGAATATCTATCCCGAGGAGATTGAATTTCATCTATCTCAATCTCCCTATGTCCTGGAGTCGCTGGTCTATGAAAAAGAGGGGCGCATTGTCGCCCGGGTGCACCTGGACTATGACGCCCTGGAGCAGCACTACCGTATCTCAACCCTGGATGGCTCGCAGGCGGTCAAGACCATCGAAAAGCTGCTTGAGGAGATCCGTGCCGAGGTAAACGCCAAGATGGCGGCCTATTCGCGCATTCACAAGATTATCGAGCAATCAGAAGAGTTTGAAAAAACCCCCACGAAAAAGATCAAACGGTATTTATATACAGATTGA